One genomic segment of Ignavibacteriota bacterium includes these proteins:
- a CDS encoding protoheme IX farnesyltransferase: protein MSVNVTTNQIENGNIETVKSFFQTFVKHKNILMELTKFKITFFVSVTTTVGFILFDGKINFELLIVTVGVLFLASGASAFNEYQERNIDGKMERTNSRPIPSGRISSNYAIISSIILILFGTVVLFFSGMNSLLLGIFTLLWYNAVYTPLKLISPFAIIPGSLVGALPPMIGWAAAGGEIFDIKILSLAGFLFIWQIPHFWLLILMYDDQYKKAGIPTLSNIFTFLQIKNITYFWIVILVLASFTFPIANLSLSILSNILFIVFGILTFFATVMSKQNHTKENFRNKFMIINLYVLSILLLITTESLF from the coding sequence ATGTCAGTTAATGTAACAACAAATCAAATTGAAAACGGAAATATTGAAACTGTAAAAAGTTTTTTTCAAACATTTGTAAAACATAAAAATATTTTAATGGAGTTAACCAAATTTAAAATTACATTTTTTGTTTCGGTTACAACTACAGTTGGATTTATTCTTTTTGATGGAAAAATTAATTTTGAATTACTGATCGTTACAGTCGGAGTTTTATTTTTAGCTTCTGGTGCTTCGGCTTTTAATGAATATCAAGAAAGAAATATTGATGGAAAGATGGAACGAACAAATTCCCGTCCAATACCATCCGGAAGAATTAGTTCAAATTATGCAATTATTTCATCAATAATTTTAATTCTATTTGGAACAGTAGTTTTATTTTTCAGTGGAATGAATAGTTTACTTTTGGGAATTTTTACTTTGTTATGGTACAATGCAGTTTATACTCCACTTAAGTTAATTTCACCATTTGCAATTATTCCGGGATCTTTAGTTGGTGCACTTCCGCCAATGATTGGCTGGGCTGCAGCCGGTGGAGAAATATTTGATATAAAAATTTTATCATTAGCCGGATTTTTGTTTATTTGGCAAATTCCGCATTTTTGGCTGCTTATCCTTATGTACGATGATCAATATAAAAAAGCCGGAATTCCAACTCTTTCTAATATTTTCACATTTTTACAAATTAAAAACATAACATATTTTTGGATTGTAATTTTAGTTTTGGCAAGTTTCACATTTCCAATCGCAAATTTATCATTAAGTATTTTATCAAATATTTTATTTATTGTTTTTGGAATCTTAACTTTTTTTGCAACAGTGATGAGTAAACAAAATCACACAAAAGAAAATTTCAGAAACAAGTTTATGATAATTAATCTTTATGTTTTAAGTATTCTTTTACTAATCACAACTGAAAGTTTATTTTAA
- the ctaD gene encoding cytochrome c oxidase subunit I, translating to MANGTIAISEKSFFEEGTTKQASGILSWLLSTDHKRIGIMYLFAIAIFFFTGAILGVLMRLELIAPGRTIMDAQTYNTIFTLHGVIMIFLFIVPGIPAVFGNFFLPLQLGAKDVAFPRLNLLSFWIYLVGAILVLISLFVKGGPIDTGWTFYMPYSVRTTTNVSLAIFAAFVLGFSSILTGLNFVTTVHRLRAPGMTFFKMPLFVWSTYATAWIQIIATPVIGITILLVMLERYFGVGIFDPALGGDPILFQHMFWIYSHPAVYIMILPAMGVVSEIIPTFARRTIFGYRAIAMSSLAIAFIGYLVWAHHMFTSGMSDTAAIIFSFLTFLVALPSAIKVFNWVATLYKGSIDPQPPFLWVMNFIFLFTIGGLTGLVLGTLVTNIHVHDTYFVVAHFHYVMFGGTGTIFFAALYYWFPKMSGKMYNLKLAKINAALFFIAFNTLYFPKFILGYMGMPRRYYDYLPEFADLQLISTIGSWIMLLTIILIFYNFVSAMINGKKAEANPWGGVTLEWHIPSPPPLENFDEIPTVTHEPYDFSQLKTMKYIPKGESYE from the coding sequence ATGGCAAACGGAACAATTGCTATTTCTGAAAAATCATTTTTTGAAGAAGGGACAACAAAACAAGCGAGTGGAATTTTATCGTGGTTGTTAAGTACAGATCACAAACGAATTGGAATAATGTACTTATTTGCAATTGCAATTTTCTTTTTCACCGGAGCAATTCTTGGCGTTTTAATGCGGCTTGAATTAATTGCTCCCGGAAGAACTATTATGGATGCGCAAACTTACAATACAATTTTTACACTTCACGGTGTAATTATGATTTTCCTATTTATTGTTCCGGGCATTCCGGCAGTTTTTGGAAACTTTTTTTTACCGCTTCAACTTGGTGCAAAGGATGTTGCATTCCCAAGATTAAATTTATTATCATTTTGGATTTATTTAGTTGGGGCAATTTTGGTTTTAATTTCGCTTTTTGTAAAAGGCGGACCGATTGATACGGGCTGGACTTTCTATATGCCATATAGTGTTAGAACAACAACAAATGTTTCACTTGCAATTTTTGCCGCATTTGTTTTAGGATTTTCTTCAATTTTAACCGGATTAAATTTTGTTACAACTGTGCACAGATTACGCGCTCCGGGAATGACATTTTTTAAAATGCCGCTTTTTGTTTGGTCAACTTATGCAACTGCATGGATTCAAATTATTGCTACTCCGGTTATAGGAATTACAATTTTGTTAGTAATGTTAGAAAGATATTTTGGAGTTGGAATATTTGATCCGGCTTTAGGCGGAGATCCAATTTTATTTCAGCACATGTTTTGGATTTATTCACATCCGGCAGTTTACATTATGATTTTGCCCGCAATGGGAGTTGTTTCGGAAATAATTCCAACTTTTGCAAGACGTACAATTTTTGGTTACAGAGCAATTGCAATGTCGAGTTTGGCAATCGCATTTATTGGATATTTAGTTTGGGCACATCACATGTTTACAAGCGGAATGAGTGATACCGCTGCTATTATATTTTCATTTTTAACATTTCTCGTTGCATTGCCAAGCGCAATAAAAGTTTTTAATTGGGTTGCAACTCTTTACAAAGGATCAATTGATCCGCAGCCTCCGTTTTTATGGGTAATGAATTTTATATTTCTTTTTACAATTGGCGGATTAACCGGATTGGTTCTTGGAACTCTTGTAACAAATATCCATGTTCACGATACATATTTTGTTGTTGCACATTTTCATTATGTAATGTTTGGCGGAACCGGAACAATATTTTTTGCGGCACTTTATTATTGGTTTCCTAAAATGTCCGGGAAAATGTATAACTTAAAACTCGCTAAAATTAATGCTGCATTATTTTTTATTGCATTCAACACTTTGTATTTTCCAAAGTTTATTTTAGGTTATATGGGAATGCCAAGAAGATATTATGATTATCTTCCGGAATTTGCTGACTTACAATTAATTTCTACAATTGGTTCTTGGATAATGTTATTAACAATAATTTTAATTTTTTACAATTTTGTTTCAGCAATGATTAATGGAAAAAAAGCTGAAGCAAATCCTTGGGGAGGAGTTACATTAGAATGGCATATTCCTTCTCCGCCGCCTTTAGAAAATTTCGATGAAATTCCAACAGTTACTCACGAACCTTATGATTTTAGTCAATTAAAAACTATGAAATATATTCCCAAGGGAGAATCTTATGAGTAA
- a CDS encoding DUF3341 domain-containing protein, which produces MSEKLYSYTALFNTPDEIIHAAKVVVEKGYTKFDVNTPYPVHGMDDAMKLPPSKLGFVTLFAGLGGIVLALLMMGWMMGIDYPIVIGGKPFFPLPAFIPITFEITVLLATLTTVAALLFFFFKLPNNRHPLHDTNYMKNVSSDKYGICVEAVDPIFNESEVKELFKNLHAFVIEPIYFEKEEVKFKPVIAEPKFVAFLVGVAIFVSVSAYLHLNKLLYIVPFSWMDKQEKVIAQSTSELNENGSGMLKPVEGSVARGFIPYAFKDKPDEAGRLLVNPIIPNKENLAIGKNKFNIYCSPCHGYLAEGDSRLRGQFPNPPSLHSEKVRNWSDGRIYHVLVEGQNVMPSYTSQLSREERWAVINYIRVLQRSLNAKESDL; this is translated from the coding sequence ATGAGTGAAAAATTATATTCGTACACTGCATTATTTAATACGCCAGATGAAATTATTCATGCAGCAAAAGTTGTTGTTGAAAAAGGTTATACTAAATTTGATGTAAATACTCCATATCCCGTGCATGGAATGGATGATGCAATGAAATTGCCGCCATCAAAACTTGGATTTGTAACTCTCTTTGCCGGATTAGGCGGAATTGTTTTAGCTTTGTTAATGATGGGTTGGATGATGGGAATTGATTATCCAATTGTTATTGGCGGAAAACCATTTTTCCCTTTACCGGCTTTTATTCCAATTACATTTGAAATAACTGTATTACTTGCAACTTTAACAACTGTTGCAGCATTATTATTTTTCTTTTTCAAATTGCCGAATAATAGACATCCTTTGCACGATACAAATTATATGAAAAATGTATCATCAGATAAATATGGAATTTGTGTTGAAGCTGTTGATCCAATTTTTAATGAAAGTGAAGTTAAGGAATTGTTTAAAAATCTTCATGCATTTGTAATTGAACCAATTTATTTTGAAAAAGAAGAAGTCAAATTTAAACCGGTAATTGCAGAACCAAAGTTTGTTGCATTTCTAGTTGGAGTAGCAATTTTTGTTTCTGTGTCTGCATATCTTCATTTGAATAAATTGTTGTACATCGTTCCTTTTTCTTGGATGGATAAACAAGAAAAAGTTATCGCACAATCAACTTCGGAATTAAATGAAAATGGTTCCGGAATGTTAAAACCGGTTGAGGGTTCTGTTGCAAGAGGATTTATTCCTTATGCTTTCAAAGATAAACCGGATGAAGCCGGCAGACTTTTAGTAAACCCAATAATTCCAAATAAAGAAAACTTAGCGATTGGTAAAAATAAATTTAATATATATTGCAGTCCATGTCACGGATATTTAGCCGAAGGTGATAGCAGATTAAGAGGACAGTTTCCAAATCCTCCAAGTCTACACTCGGAAAAAGTAAGAAATTGGTCTGATGGTAGAATTTATCATGTATTAGTTGAAGGACAAAATGTAATGCCTTCTTATACATCACAGCTTTCAAGAGAAGAAAGATGGGCTGTTATAAATTATATTCGTGTTCTCCAAAGATCATTAAATGCTAAGGAGTCTGACTTATAA
- a CDS encoding cytochrome c oxidase subunit 3: MSNHAVNIAHKHRDDIGARMGMWLFLFTELLLFGGLFLIYAVYRHEYIAQFRVAAMELNTTIGALNTIILLTSSLTVALSIAALQKGNRMLSILLLIMTNILAFAFMINKYFEWSSKIHHGIYPGSEHLLNLPNGQILFYGLYYIMTGLHGLHVIIGLVFLTTVLAFIITGSVNKDNYVKLENAGLYWHLVDLIWIFLFPLFYLIQ, translated from the coding sequence ATGAGTAATCATGCTGTAAATATTGCACATAAACATAGAGATGATATTGGTGCAAGAATGGGAATGTGGTTATTTCTGTTTACAGAGCTTTTGTTATTCGGAGGTTTGTTTTTAATCTATGCGGTTTATCGCCATGAATACATTGCTCAATTCAGAGTTGCCGCAATGGAATTGAATACAACAATCGGCGCACTTAATACAATAATTTTATTGACAAGCAGTTTAACTGTAGCATTATCAATTGCAGCTTTGCAAAAAGGCAATAGAATGCTTTCAATATTATTACTGATTATGACAAATATTTTAGCTTTTGCTTTTATGATAAATAAATATTTCGAGTGGTCATCAAAAATTCATCATGGAATTTATCCCGGAAGTGAACATTTATTAAATCTTCCAAATGGACAGATTTTATTTTACGGTTTATATTATATAATGACCGGACTTCATGGTTTGCATGTTATTATTGGTTTGGTTTTTCTTACTACAGTTTTAGCATTTATTATTACCGGATCAGTAAATAAAGATAATTATGTAAAACTTGAAAACGCCGGACTGTATTGGCATTTAGTAGATTTAATTTGGATTTTCCTTTTCCCACTATTTTATTTAATTCAGTAG
- a CDS encoding quinol:cytochrome C oxidoreductase has translation MFVTSIGLGSLFLVAIEYISGAVWSTPFRRIAEILSSLLLVVPILAIPIYFNLHDVYHWTHLDVVANDKILSQKSPYLNEAFFTIRIVGYFVIWILFYFLISRNSKKQDVSKDQTLTKKNVKLSAIFIPFFAITITFSAIDWMMSLEPHWFSTIYGVYYFAGTFLSSLSLITFLVVYLHEKGMFVNGIVTDHYYSFGALIYGFVNFWAYIAFSQFMLIWYANLPEETIWFINRWEGSWLTFTVVFIFIHFVIPFFALVSQPAKTNGKRLKFMTIWLLVAHFMDLYFLVIPTFSPNGVSLGWIELGFFLLAFGIVFLVFSIKSKSVNLIPIGDPKLKRGIDFRL, from the coding sequence ATGTTTGTTACAAGTATTGGATTAGGCTCACTTTTTTTAGTTGCAATTGAATATATCAGCGGTGCAGTTTGGAGCACACCTTTTAGAAGAATTGCAGAAATTCTTTCTTCATTATTATTGGTAGTTCCAATTTTAGCAATTCCAATTTATTTTAATTTGCATGATGTTTACCATTGGACACATTTAGATGTTGTTGCAAATGATAAAATATTATCACAAAAAAGTCCGTATTTGAATGAAGCATTTTTCACAATTAGAATTGTAGGATATTTTGTTATTTGGATATTATTTTATTTTCTGATTTCCAGAAATTCAAAAAAACAAGATGTAAGTAAAGATCAAACTTTAACTAAAAAGAATGTAAAATTATCAGCAATTTTTATCCCGTTTTTTGCAATTACAATTACGTTTTCGGCTATTGATTGGATGATGAGCTTAGAACCGCATTGGTTTTCTACAATTTATGGAGTTTATTATTTTGCCGGAACTTTTCTTTCATCATTATCTTTAATTACTTTTTTAGTTGTTTACTTGCATGAAAAAGGAATGTTTGTAAATGGAATTGTTACAGATCATTATTATAGTTTCGGTGCGCTAATTTATGGATTTGTAAATTTTTGGGCTTATATTGCATTCAGTCAATTTATGTTAATTTGGTATGCAAATCTTCCCGAAGAAACTATTTGGTTTATCAATAGATGGGAAGGCAGTTGGCTGACTTTTACAGTTGTTTTTATTTTTATTCATTTTGTTATTCCGTTTTTCGCACTTGTTTCACAACCGGCAAAGACAAATGGAAAGCGATTGAAATTTATGACAATTTGGCTTTTAGTTGCTCATTTTATGGATTTGTATTTTTTAGTAATTCCAACTTTTAGTCCAAACGGAGTTTCTTTAGGATGGATTGAATTAGGATTTTTCTTACTTGCATTCGGAATTGTATTTTTAGTTTTTTCAATAAAATCAAAAAGTGTAAACTTAATCCCAATTGGTGATCCAAAATTAAAAAGAGGAATTGATTTTAGACTTTAA
- a CDS encoding cytochrome c produces MDILQDIVFPQSPTHILLLKYLFFLTLLLLLPYLSVLIGTTLFSVMHFHQGKKFENRNSLIFAKELIDLFTVNKSMAIALGIVPFLSLIFILAQLLYGTKTNFTPDLIFALLLLVSSLFYIYIYKYSFSLKNAFNLVNVKDISNQNSAEEFKALRKSNSKLLSKSGIIGLILLLISVYILIGVIKIVSLQISEIDFLTILISTDTILYFLFYLAFSISITCAAIIFKYFKSDAKKYKSDYLNFIKIFTLKTGLIFTFIQPFLFVISFITSPENSLSFSIFITGTLTLLLMLVISILFYLMHKDSKTHLGGSAVLVFLILTATLIYKDHLAFETKNVKNLFEQEKAYKIFSVKVKEEAGITEIVEIKGEDIYNAKCIACHRFDTKLVGPAYNDVLPKYDGKRVELIDFILNPRKVNPEFTAMPNQGLKPKEAEAIADYIVKMYKENKK; encoded by the coding sequence ATGGATATACTTCAAGATATAGTTTTTCCACAATCACCGACGCATATTTTATTATTAAAATATTTATTCTTTTTAACATTGCTTTTACTTCTTCCGTATTTAAGTGTGTTGATTGGAACAACTTTATTTTCGGTAATGCATTTTCATCAAGGCAAAAAATTTGAAAATCGTAATTCATTAATTTTTGCAAAAGAATTGATTGACCTTTTTACTGTTAATAAATCAATGGCAATTGCATTGGGAATAGTTCCGTTTTTGAGTTTAATATTTATTTTAGCACAGCTTCTTTACGGAACAAAAACAAACTTTACGCCGGATTTAATTTTTGCACTTTTACTTCTAGTGAGTTCACTTTTCTACATATATATTTATAAATATAGTTTCAGTTTGAAAAATGCTTTCAATCTTGTGAATGTTAAAGATATTTCAAATCAAAATTCTGCTGAAGAATTTAAAGCGCTTAGAAAAAGTAATTCCAAGCTGCTTTCTAAATCCGGAATAATTGGATTAATTTTATTATTGATTTCGGTTTACATTTTAATCGGAGTTATAAAAATTGTAAGCTTGCAAATTTCTGAAATTGATTTCTTAACAATTCTCATTTCAACGGATACAATTTTATATTTTCTATTTTATTTAGCATTTTCGATTTCAATAACTTGCGCTGCTATTATTTTTAAGTATTTCAAAAGTGATGCAAAAAAATATAAAAGTGATTATCTGAATTTCATTAAAATATTCACTTTAAAAACCGGACTTATTTTCACGTTCATTCAGCCATTTTTATTTGTAATATCTTTTATTACTTCACCGGAAAATTCTTTATCATTTTCAATCTTTATTACCGGAACGTTGACTTTATTGCTTATGCTGGTTATAAGTATTTTGTTTTATTTAATGCATAAAGATTCCAAAACTCATTTGGGAGGTTCTGCAGTTTTAGTATTTTTAATTCTTACAGCAACTTTGATTTACAAAGATCATTTAGCTTTCGAAACAAAAAATGTCAAAAATTTATTTGAGCAAGAAAAAGCATACAAAATATTCTCCGTAAAAGTTAAAGAAGAAGCCGGAATTACAGAAATTGTTGAAATAAAAGGTGAAGATATTTATAATGCAAAATGTATTGCGTGCCATCGTTTTGATACGAAATTAGTTGGACCGGCTTATAATGATGTACTTCCAAAGTATGATGGAAAAAGAGTAGAGTTGATTGATTTTATTTTAAATCCGAGAAAAGTTAATCCGGAATTTACTGCAATGCCAAATCAAGGATTAAAACCAAAAGAAGCTGAAGCCATTGCGGATTATATTGTAAAGATGTATAAAGAAAATAAAAAATAG
- the coxB gene encoding cytochrome c oxidase subunit II has protein sequence MNSNPTSYANYVDSTMIFVVAVCLIFLIGITITMIYFVFKYNRKKGHKPVDIHGSILLETVWFVVPTILVMAMFYYGFIGFKKFKEIPKNALEINVTARMWNWDFIYENGLNLDTLYVPQNKTVKLNLISNDVNHSFYIPAFRIKQDVIGGKQHYIVFNSEKVGSYNIACAEYCGVDHSAMYTKLVVLEESKYNKWYEANNPKLATNEKVN, from the coding sequence ATGAATTCGAACCCAACTTCATATGCTAATTATGTTGATTCAACAATGATATTTGTTGTAGCAGTTTGTCTGATATTTCTAATTGGTATAACAATTACGATGATTTATTTTGTATTTAAATACAATAGAAAAAAAGGACACAAACCGGTTGATATTCACGGAAGTATTTTGCTTGAAACGGTTTGGTTTGTTGTTCCAACAATTTTAGTTATGGCAATGTTTTATTACGGTTTTATAGGATTTAAAAAATTTAAAGAAATTCCCAAAAATGCTTTAGAAATAAATGTTACTGCAAGAATGTGGAATTGGGATTTTATTTATGAGAACGGATTAAATTTAGATACGTTATACGTTCCGCAAAATAAAACCGTAAAATTAAATTTGATTTCAAACGATGTAAATCATTCATTTTATATTCCGGCGTTTAGAATTAAGCAAGATGTTATTGGCGGAAAACAACATTACATTGTTTTCAATTCTGAAAAAGTTGGAAGCTATAATATTGCATGCGCAGAATATTGCGGAGTTGACCATTCTGCAATGTACACAAAATTGGTTGTGCTTGAAGAAAGTAAATACAATAAATGGTATGAAGCAAATAATCCAAAATTAGCAACTAATGAAAAAGTAAATTAA
- the nrfD gene encoding polysulfide reductase NrfD, protein MSSIDYTKEFSVVEGRPPLRSLDEIISKPLDSKPDIKFYLALSVTLTMLTIGAIGVLLSLYYGTGLWGNNNPVGWGFPIVNFVFWIGIGHAGTLISAILFLFRQKWRTGIARFAEGMTIFAVTTAMIFPILHTGRPWIAAVYLLPYPNQHSLWVNFTSPLLWDVFAVSTYFTVSFVFWYIGLIPDFATLRDRTSNKIKKIIYSITSLGWRHSNRHWQNYELTYLILAGFATPLVLSVHTIVSFDFAVSVLPGWHTTIFPPYFVAGAVFSGFAMVQNVLIFIRKIFNYEHIITLDTLEKMNKIMLLTGMLVGYAYSMEFFIAWYGGVQAEYFTFVNRAFGDYSWAYWIMFTCNVFIPQLFWFKKIRRSIPVMFVIAVFVNVGMWFERFVITVTSLSRDYLPSSWGYFKPTLTDASLLIGSFGLFFTLVLLFTKSLPVVSISEVKAVVDGSQPSHGDH, encoded by the coding sequence GTGAGTAGTATTGATTATACAAAAGAATTTTCTGTGGTAGAAGGCAGACCGCCTTTAAGATCACTAGATGAAATTATTTCTAAACCACTAGATTCCAAACCGGATATAAAATTTTATTTAGCACTATCTGTTACTTTAACAATGTTAACAATTGGAGCTATTGGAGTTTTATTGTCTTTGTATTATGGAACCGGCTTGTGGGGAAATAATAACCCAGTTGGCTGGGGATTTCCAATTGTAAATTTTGTGTTTTGGATCGGTATTGGTCATGCCGGAACTTTGATTTCAGCTATCTTATTTTTATTTAGACAAAAATGGAGAACCGGAATTGCAAGATTTGCGGAAGGAATGACAATTTTTGCAGTTACAACAGCCATGATATTTCCAATTTTGCATACCGGTAGACCTTGGATTGCCGCAGTATATTTATTGCCATATCCAAACCAGCATTCATTGTGGGTTAATTTTACTTCGCCTTTACTTTGGGATGTTTTTGCCGTTTCGACTTATTTTACAGTTTCGTTTGTATTTTGGTACATTGGATTAATTCCGGATTTTGCAACTTTAAGAGATCGTACTTCAAATAAAATTAAGAAAATTATTTATTCAATCACAAGTCTGGGATGGAGACATTCAAATCGTCATTGGCAAAATTATGAATTAACTTATTTAATTCTTGCCGGTTTTGCAACTCCGCTTGTATTATCTGTGCATACAATTGTAAGTTTTGACTTTGCCGTTTCTGTTTTACCCGGATGGCACACAACAATTTTCCCTCCTTACTTTGTTGCTGGTGCAGTATTTTCTGGATTTGCAATGGTTCAAAATGTGCTGATTTTTATTCGTAAAATTTTTAATTACGAACATATTATTACTCTTGACACTTTAGAAAAAATGAATAAAATTATGCTTCTTACCGGAATGTTAGTTGGTTACGCATATTCAATGGAATTTTTTATTGCATGGTATGGAGGAGTTCAAGCAGAATATTTTACTTTTGTAAACAGAGCTTTTGGTGATTACTCTTGGGCATATTGGATAATGTTTACTTGTAATGTTTTTATTCCACAATTATTTTGGTTTAAGAAAATTAGAAGATCAATCCCGGTTATGTTTGTAATTGCAGTTTTTGTAAATGTTGGAATGTGGTTTGAAAGATTTGTAATAACTGTTACTTCTTTATCAAGAGATTATTTACCGTCAAGCTGGGGATATTTCAAACCAACACTTACCGATGCTTCGTTATTGATTGGAAGCTTTGGCTTATTCTTTACATTAGTTTTATTATTTACAAAATCATTACCGGTTGTTTCAATTTCGGAAGTTAAAGCTGTAGTTGATGGATCACAACCATCGCACGGAGATCATTAA
- a CDS encoding cytochrome c — MDEKNSFEPEINFKDLPKSPSRLFGWIFPYYAILFLIVGIYFVKNMDTTSFNNVPAIYTDSLEINVDVAVKKGGILPAVDLGLISNPTNEMIEKGNTLYQTNCASCHGAEGNGDGIAAAALNPKPRNFHQKDGWTNGRNFSNIFNTLQKGVPNTGMIAYEFIPVADRIAIIQFIRKMTDFPEVANTEIAELDQTYSLSKGVISPNNVSLETATKKIAEESHLVESNLNSIIEKVNSNSDQQIANIFNNYVLDKQKVISIFNRDFAQNKDVDLFINKLITSPTANGFKPSIIDLPKDELVKLFNVLANAIS, encoded by the coding sequence ATGGATGAAAAAAATAGTTTTGAACCAGAAATAAACTTTAAAGATTTGCCAAAATCTCCTTCAAGATTATTTGGATGGATATTCCCATATTATGCGATTTTATTTTTAATCGTTGGAATTTATTTTGTTAAAAATATGGATACAACTTCGTTTAATAATGTTCCGGCAATTTATACGGATTCTTTAGAAATAAATGTTGATGTTGCAGTAAAAAAAGGGGGAATTCTTCCGGCAGTTGATTTGGGTTTAATTTCAAATCCTACAAATGAAATGATTGAAAAGGGGAACACTTTATATCAGACAAATTGCGCATCTTGTCACGGAGCAGAAGGTAACGGAGATGGCATTGCTGCGGCTGCGTTAAATCCAAAACCTAGAAATTTTCATCAAAAAGATGGTTGGACAAACGGAAGAAATTTTTCTAACATTTTTAATACGCTTCAAAAAGGCGTTCCAAATACCGGAATGATTGCTTACGAATTTATTCCAGTTGCAGATCGAATTGCAATTATTCAATTTATTAGAAAAATGACGGATTTCCCAGAAGTTGCAAATACTGAGATTGCGGAATTGGATCAAACATATTCTCTATCAAAGGGAGTTATTTCACCAAATAATGTTAGTCTTGAAACTGCTACAAAAAAAATCGCCGAAGAATCACATTTAGTTGAATCAAATTTGAATTCAATAATTGAAAAAGTTAATTCGAATTCTGATCAGCAAATTGCAAATATTTTTAATAATTATGTGTTGGATAAACAAAAAGTAATTTCAATTTTTAATAGAGATTTTGCACAAAACAAAGATGTAGATTTATTCATCAACAAATTGATAACATCCCCAACGGCAAACGGTTTTAAGCCAAGTATTATTGATTTGCCGAAAGACGAATTAGTAAAATTATTTAATGTACTTGCAAATGCAATTAGTTAA
- a CDS encoding SCO family protein, which yields MTNKIGQILYIIILNVIFSFQIFAEENHVEIGIDEKLGNVFDGNFVFTNSDGKKVKLSEVITKPTLLAFVYYECPGICNSTLTELAWVIDRVDLEPENEFQVVTISIDHTETSEVSAQSKSDFISTLERKFPKSAWTFLSSDSITISKITSQAGFYFQKVGDEYRHPGGLIAVSPERKISRYIFGSQFNQFDVKMALLDAKAGKTNPTVAKLLQFCFSYNPDGRNYTLNITRIIGTLMLLGVGIFFLYLTILKKKNVNKKSQISV from the coding sequence TTGACAAATAAAATAGGACAAATACTCTACATTATTATTTTGAATGTGATTTTTTCCTTCCAAATTTTTGCTGAAGAAAATCATGTTGAAATTGGAATTGATGAAAAATTAGGAAATGTTTTTGATGGAAATTTTGTATTTACAAATTCTGATGGAAAGAAAGTAAAATTATCTGAAGTAATAACCAAACCAACCTTGCTGGCTTTTGTTTATTATGAATGTCCCGGAATTTGCAACAGCACTTTAACGGAATTAGCTTGGGTTATTGATAGAGTAGATTTAGAGCCGGAAAATGAATTTCAAGTTGTAACAATTAGTATTGATCATACAGAAACTTCTGAAGTTTCCGCGCAATCAAAATCAGATTTTATTTCAACTTTGGAAAGAAAATTTCCTAAATCTGCATGGACATTTTTATCCTCGGATTCTATTACAATTTCGAAAATTACGTCTCAAGCCGGATTTTATTTTCAAAAAGTCGGCGATGAATATAGACATCCCGGCGGATTAATTGCAGTTTCTCCGGAAAGAAAAATTTCAAGATATATTTTTGGTTCACAGTTTAATCAGTTTGATGTAAAAATGGCTTTGCTTGATGCAAAAGCCGGAAAGACAAATCCAACTGTCGCAAAACTTTTACAGTTTTGTTTTAGCTATAATCCCGATGGAAGAAATTATACTTTAAATATTACAAGAATTATTGGAACGTTAATGTTATTGGGTGTTGGAATTTTCTTTTTGTATTTAACAATTTTAAAAAAGAAAAACGTTAATAAAAAATCACAAATAAGTGTTTGA
- a CDS encoding cytochrome C oxidase subunit IV family protein — MQEKHSHENHNISYSKYLLVWVSLIAFTSITVTIAGIDLGDYTLAIALTIAAIKSALVINIFMHIKFEDPIFKVFLSISGFTLIVIFTLTFFDYFYR, encoded by the coding sequence GTGCAAGAAAAACATTCGCATGAAAATCATAATATCAGTTACAGTAAATATTTACTTGTTTGGGTAAGTTTAATTGCGTTTACGTCAATAACTGTTACAATTGCCGGAATTGATTTAGGCGATTACACATTGGCAATTGCTCTAACAATTGCTGCAATAAAATCTGCATTGGTAATAAATATTTTTATGCACATAAAATTTGAAGATCCGATTTTCAAAGTTTTCTTATCAATTAGCGGCTTCACATTAATTGTAATATTTACTTTAACATTTTTTGATTATTTCTATAGGTAA